The Gordonia terrae genome contains the following window.
GGCGCTCACCCTGGACTCCGTTGCCGTGGTGGCGACCTTCTTCGTCACGGCCGGGGCCGGGATGCTCTTCTGGGTGGTTGCCGCACGAGTGATCCCGCCACACGAGCTCGGCATCCAGACCGCTCTCATCTCCCTCGTCACGGCGATCGGCACCGTGACCGCGTACGGCGTCGGAAGTGCCTTCAAGGCAATGCTGTCCACGCCCGATTGTCCCCGCGGTGCGCGTCTCGTCGAAGGCCTGAGCATAACCGTCGGTGCCGCTTGTGTTCTCGGCGTGATCGGTGGGCTGGTGGCGGATGATCTGGTCACCGATCGCGTGCAGAGCGTACTGCTGGTCTCCGTCGGATCCGTCGTCATGGCGCTGTTCGTCTCCAAGGACTCCGCACTGATAGGGCTGCACGCAACCCGATGGCTCCCGGTCGTCAACGTGATGTCGGTGTCCCTCAAGGTGGTCCTGGTCTGCGCCCTGGCGGGTGTCGTCTCCATCGCCGCGGTGTGGGCGACGATCGTGCCCGCCGCGCTCAGCGCCCTCGCGGTGTTCGTTCTCCTCGTGCCGCGAATTCTGCGCCGCCGCGAGACCCGCCCGGACCGGGACCGTGTCGCCGCGTCGGACAGCACGCGGTTGCGTACGTTCGCTCTCCGCGACGGCATCGCGAGCACGACATCCTTCGGACTCATTCTCGCCCTGCCGTTTCTCACGACGAGCGTCGCCGGGCCCGTCCCCGGTGCAACGCTTGCGTTGGCTCTCGCGGTGGCTCAGGTGCTCGACTTCGTCCCCGACGGTATCGGTGCGGCGCTCACCGCACATCTGGCCCGGGAGCCGATGGGACTCACCGGGCAGATCCGCAGGATCTGGACGATCTCGCAATGCCTCGTCGCCGCGGGCGCGGCATTGTTGGTGGCCGCGTCGCCGCTCATCGGGAAGATCTTCGGCGCGGCCTATTCGAGCCCTGAGTTCTCGGCCACGCTGTGCCTGCTCGCGATCGCCTCGGTTCTCCGCGTCCCGTACTCCATCTGGATGTCGGTGTTGCGAGCAGCGATGGACTCCAAGACGATCCTGCGGAGCAACGCTGCGGTGTTCGCCGTCACCTTCCCGATCACACTGGCACTGGCCGGGATCTGGGACAGCGCGGGCGCTGCCCTGGGTCTGGTGATCAGCTCGCTACTGCTGAGTGCGGTCGGCATCCGGGATCTGCGACGCCGATGGTTGACGACCGGGCAGACACTGGGCCGCAACGACATCGGGTGATCGACGCGGCGTCCATCCCGGAGGTCCGAAGACGTAGCCGAGGCGGGAGCGCCACGATGACGCCGCGCGGACGTCACGCGCGATCGCCGCGTACTCGTGCGTCTGCAGACGCACGATGTTGTAGGTGTCCACCGGCTTGGTCAGTCCGTAGCGGGGGCGTCGGACCTCCGGTGCGAATGTGCCGAACATCCGGTCCCACACGATGAAGACGCCACCGTAGTTGCGGTCGAGGTATTCGGGGTCGCATCCATGGTGCACGCGATGATGCGACGGTGTGTTGAATACGAATTCGAACGGCGCCCAGAGTCTTCCGATCCGCTCGGTGTGAATCCAGAACTGGTAGACCAGGTTCAGCGAGTAGGCGGCGAACACCAGCGCGGGCGGGACGCCGAGCAGGGGGAGCGGTATCCACATCACCACCGCGGCACTGATGTTCCATTTCTGCCGGAGTGCCGTGGCGAAATTGAAGTACTCGCTGGAGTGGTGGGCCTGGTGAGTCGCCCACACCAGGCGGACCCGATGCGAGACGCGATGGCTCCAGTAGAAGAGGAAGTCGACACCGATGAACGCGATCACCCACGTGTACCACTCGTCGGCGGGGAGTTGCCACGGCGCGACGTAGGCGAACAGCGCGCTGTACAGGAGTAGTCCCAGGAACTTCCAGAAGGTGCTGGTCGCGATCGACACCAGACCCATCGACACGCTGGAGCGCGCGTCCCGGGCGTCGTAGGCGCCCGGCGGTGCTTGCGCGGGACGCCCGGCGGGGTCCGAGTCGGCCGCTCCATCCGCGGTCAGCGCGTGTTCGTCGTGCTCCAGTTTGGCCGCGGCGAACCATTCGATGGCGAGCAGGGTGACGAAGAACGGGATCGCGAGCACGGTCGGCTCGCGCATCGGCTCCGGCAAGAACTCCAACACGGTGTACCCCTCAACGACATCATCTGACACGAAGCCGTGTCAGTTGGTTCTGACAAGGTATCGTGTCAGAAGCAGGGCTGTAAAGACCCCGGGAGGGAGATCGCGTGGCGTCCGTGCCGAAGCCGACCCCATCGACATCGGAGAATCCGCCCGGACGCCGCTATGGCGGTGTCGACCCGACGCAGCGCAGGGAACGACGCCGGGCCGCACTCATCACGGCCGGACTCGACGTGTTCGGCACCGACGGATACGCGAAGGTCTCGGTCAAGAGCATCTGCGACCAGGCCGGCCTGACGCAGCGTTACTTCTACGAGTCGTTCGCCGACCGCGCCGCACTGCTCGTCGCCGTGTACGACGACTGTGTGGCCTTCGTCCGTGCGGCGACCGTGCAGGCCGCCGCCGACATCGCCGAGGCCGACCCCGAACGGTTGGAGGCCGCCGAAGGTGTTGCCGCCGATCGTGTTCCGGACGTCACTCGTGCCGCCCTGGGCGCCTTCATGTCCTGCCTCGCCGACGATCCCCGACGCGCACGGGTGATGCTCGTCGAAGTGGTCGGTGTGTCCCCGGAGATCGAGCGGGTCCGGATGCGCGCGATCCACGACTGGGCGGCACTCATCCTGGCGCTGGCCCGCGGCGCGCGACCGCCGACGGACCGCGAGCGCCTGGCGTCGGTGGGCCTCGTCGGAGCGGTCACCCAGCTGCTCGTCGACTGGTACGTCGCCGGCGCGGAGGACGCCGACACGGAGCGGTACGCGCTCGACGAGATCCTCGACGTGTGCGTCGAGCTCTTCGTCGCCGCCTACGGCCGACTCCTGACCTGACCCTTCGCGGCTCGCTTCGCCCAGTACTCCTGAGCTGAGGAGGGTCAGCGAGCCGTTGGCGAAAACGCTCCGAGA
Protein-coding sequences here:
- a CDS encoding TetR/AcrR family transcriptional regulator, producing MASVPKPTPSTSENPPGRRYGGVDPTQRRERRRAALITAGLDVFGTDGYAKVSVKSICDQAGLTQRYFYESFADRAALLVAVYDDCVAFVRAATVQAAADIAEADPERLEAAEGVAADRVPDVTRAALGAFMSCLADDPRRARVMLVEVVGVSPEIERVRMRAIHDWAALILALARGARPPTDRERLASVGLVGAVTQLLVDWYVAGAEDADTERYALDEILDVCVELFVAAYGRLLT
- a CDS encoding sterol desaturase family protein, whose product is MLEFLPEPMREPTVLAIPFFVTLLAIEWFAAAKLEHDEHALTADGAADSDPAGRPAQAPPGAYDARDARSSVSMGLVSIATSTFWKFLGLLLYSALFAYVAPWQLPADEWYTWVIAFIGVDFLFYWSHRVSHRVRLVWATHQAHHSSEYFNFATALRQKWNISAAVVMWIPLPLLGVPPALVFAAYSLNLVYQFWIHTERIGRLWAPFEFVFNTPSHHRVHHGCDPEYLDRNYGGVFIVWDRMFGTFAPEVRRPRYGLTKPVDTYNIVRLQTHEYAAIARDVRAASSWRSRLGYVFGPPGWTPRRSPDVVAAQCLPGRQPSASQIPDADRTQQ